A single region of the Lactobacillus xylocopicola genome encodes:
- the map gene encoding type I methionyl aminopeptidase: MITIKSVRELKGMQSSGRLLASMFEGLRAVIKPGITTWAIEEFCQDFVSSRGGRLSEQGFEGYQYGTCISVNDQIAHATPRRDTVLKEGDLVKVDVTCNLNGFETDSCTTYPVGQISAADRDLMEVTQAAMYLGIDQAVVGNRIGDIGAAIQHFVEDEHHYGDVKELVGHGIQPTIHEDPEVPHWGKAGHGLRLREGMTITCEPMVEAGGDWRIEQKSVDDPNDDWVFYATPDGSKSAQFEHTFAITKAGPKILTLQKPYDGYEKYLPHFDEMDD, from the coding sequence TTGATTACTATTAAATCCGTTCGGGAACTTAAGGGCATGCAGTCTTCTGGTCGCCTCTTGGCGTCAATGTTTGAAGGACTGCGCGCTGTGATTAAGCCAGGAATTACCACCTGGGCAATTGAAGAATTTTGTCAGGACTTTGTTAGCAGCCGGGGGGGCCGCTTGTCAGAACAGGGCTTCGAAGGCTATCAGTATGGCACCTGTATCTCGGTCAATGACCAGATTGCACATGCCACGCCGCGCCGCGATACTGTTTTAAAAGAAGGTGACTTGGTCAAGGTTGATGTTACCTGCAACCTTAACGGCTTTGAAACAGATTCATGCACGACCTATCCAGTCGGTCAGATTTCTGCAGCCGACCGTGATTTAATGGAAGTAACGCAAGCGGCAATGTATCTCGGGATTGACCAGGCGGTTGTGGGTAACCGCATTGGTGACATTGGGGCTGCGATTCAGCACTTTGTCGAAGATGAGCATCACTACGGCGACGTGAAGGAATTAGTCGGTCATGGAATTCAACCGACTATCCATGAAGATCCAGAAGTACCGCACTGGGGGAAGGCTGGCCATGGTCTGCGCTTGCGTGAAGGGATGACCATTACTTGTGAACCAATGGTGGAAGCTGGCGGAGACTGGCGCATCGAGCAAAAGTCAGTTGACGATCCCAATGATGACTGGGTATTTTATGCTACCCCGGACGGCTCCAAGTCAGCTCAATTTGAGCATACCTTTGCGATTACCAAGGCCGGCCCCAAGATTTTAACCCTGCAAAAACCGTATGACGGCTATGAAAAGTATTTACCGCATTTTGACGAAATGGATGATTAA
- a CDS encoding YihY/virulence factor BrkB family protein: MSKKMAAARRYVALFNMKLSLKFTQGEVLTSAIAIAYYVLFSIFPLIIITGNVLPLFHIDTAPIASYLKLIFPDRIAQFIMPIINSLLKRKSTGYISFGIVLAIWSVSSLVNAIRIGMNRIYGVRPIELRQKWQVTVWTRSITIMLTNLMIIFFTLLSLTFIFGQQVLEFLRPIFAFSVGEIENIFSYRYPIVMITLICALYYLNYFLPNIKLRKRVIWPGVLTTLCGWLLLSWLFSFYLHHFHISWENYGIIGTFIIFMLWLNIASVLFLMGTCVNAAIVSLKYGEVQYSAGHLAEYIQSKRHQ, encoded by the coding sequence ATGAGTAAAAAAATGGCGGCGGCCAGACGATATGTTGCTTTGTTTAACATGAAGCTCTCACTCAAGTTTACCCAGGGCGAAGTCTTAACCAGTGCGATTGCAATTGCTTATTATGTATTGTTTTCCATTTTTCCGCTGATTATTATTACCGGTAACGTTTTGCCTTTATTTCATATTGACACGGCCCCAATTGCCAGTTATCTCAAGTTGATTTTTCCTGATCGGATTGCCCAGTTCATCATGCCGATTATCAACTCACTACTGAAGCGTAAGTCGACTGGTTATATTTCCTTTGGTATTGTTTTAGCAATTTGGTCTGTTTCTTCTTTGGTTAATGCAATTCGGATTGGGATGAACCGCATCTATGGTGTGCGTCCCATTGAACTACGCCAAAAGTGGCAAGTGACCGTTTGGACCCGGTCGATTACTATCATGTTGACCAACCTGATGATTATTTTCTTTACCTTGCTCAGTTTGACCTTTATTTTTGGGCAGCAGGTGTTAGAATTTTTGCGGCCGATCTTTGCTTTTTCAGTTGGTGAAATCGAAAATATCTTTAGCTATCGTTATCCGATTGTGATGATTACACTGATTTGTGCGCTGTATTACCTGAATTACTTTTTGCCCAACATTAAACTTAGAAAGCGGGTTATTTGGCCAGGAGTTTTAACTACATTGTGTGGTTGGCTACTTTTGTCCTGGCTGTTTAGTTTTTATCTGCATCACTTCCACATTAGCTGGGAGAACTATGGCATTATCGGAACCTTCATTATCTTCATGTTGTGGCTTAATATTGCCTCTGTGCTTTTTTTAATGGGGACTTGCGTCAATGCTGCAATTGTGTCGCTGAAATATGGCGAAGTACAGTATTCTGCTGGTCATCTGGCTGAATACATTCAAAGTAAGCGGCATCAATAA
- the galU gene encoding UTP--glucose-1-phosphate uridylyltransferase GalU, translated as MKVRKAIIPAAGLGTRFMPVTKAMPKEMLPIVDKPTIQFIVEEAKKSGIEDILIVTGKNKRPIEDHFDSNPELEQNLQEKGKTNLLKMSQDITHLGINIYYTRQPYPAGLGDAIARGRSFVGDEPFVVMLGDDLMMDKVPLTKQLINRYDETHASTIAVMPVPHKEVSKYGVIEPESEIMPGLINVKSFVEKPAVDKAPSDYAIIGRYLLTPEIFAILDDQRPDQGGEIQLTDAIDTMNKTQRVFAHVFEGTRHDVGNKESYLETSIEYGLKHPETKDALRQYIMALSKRLADKPEKNNK; from the coding sequence ATGAAAGTCAGAAAAGCCATTATTCCAGCAGCTGGTCTTGGTACGCGGTTTATGCCCGTTACCAAGGCAATGCCCAAGGAAATGTTGCCGATAGTGGATAAGCCGACAATTCAATTTATTGTTGAAGAGGCTAAAAAGTCAGGAATTGAAGATATTTTAATTGTTACTGGCAAAAATAAGCGACCGATTGAGGATCATTTTGATTCCAATCCGGAACTTGAACAAAACTTACAGGAAAAGGGTAAGACTAACCTGTTGAAAATGTCACAAGATATTACCCATTTAGGGATTAATATTTACTACACGAGACAGCCCTATCCAGCTGGCTTGGGTGATGCAATTGCCCGCGGGCGCAGTTTTGTGGGTGATGAACCCTTTGTCGTAATGCTGGGTGACGACTTGATGATGGACAAGGTGCCGTTAACTAAGCAGTTGATTAATCGGTATGATGAAACTCATGCATCGACGATTGCCGTGATGCCGGTACCCCACAAAGAGGTTTCCAAGTATGGGGTAATCGAACCTGAAAGTGAAATTATGCCGGGCCTCATTAATGTTAAGTCCTTTGTTGAAAAGCCGGCAGTGGACAAGGCACCGAGTGACTACGCAATCATTGGTCGTTACCTGTTGACCCCAGAAATCTTTGCGATTCTGGATGATCAACGGCCAGATCAGGGGGGCGAGATTCAATTGACGGATGCAATTGATACGATGAACAAGACTCAGCGCGTCTTTGCCCATGTTTTTGAGGGTACACGTCACGATGTTGGGAACAAGGAGAGCTACCTTGAAACTTCGATTGAGTATGGGTTGAAGCACCCGGAGACCAAGGATGCCCTCCGGCAATATATTATGGCCCTGAGCAAACGACTGGCGGATAAACCAGAGAAAAATAACAAATAG
- a CDS encoding thiolase family protein, which translates to MKDIFIVAAKRTPFARFRGLWAKQDATSLGELALTETLKSIGLDASELDALFMGNVLSAKLGQNMARQVALGAGMKATTSSVTVNEVCGSSLKALRLAQGQMELGDFDLVAVGGAESMTNAAYYAAAKNAPATHSEMIDNGLRDAFSGQHMGLTAEHVAAKYQITRAEMDEYSLLSHQKAVAAVQQQAFAQELIPVKHEGKIVQQDENIRADTSLAALGKLKPVFKEDGLVTAGNASPLSDGASMVILASAAKVKELGLKPLARLGAFAESGIDPAYMGFGPYFAVKKLLKQTGKQITDYDVIEVNEAFAAPSVALVKELAIPRERLNIFGGAIALGHPLAATGTRLVGTAVNAMAQRDGHQALVTLCIGGGQAIACELLDAR; encoded by the coding sequence ATGAAAGATATTTTTATTGTTGCGGCTAAACGCACTCCGTTTGCCCGTTTTCGTGGCCTGTGGGCCAAGCAAGATGCCACTAGTTTAGGTGAGTTGGCCTTGACAGAAACATTAAAAAGCATTGGACTAGATGCTAGTGAACTTGACGCCCTTTTTATGGGTAATGTGCTGAGTGCGAAGCTGGGGCAAAATATGGCCAGACAAGTTGCCTTAGGTGCAGGAATGAAGGCAACCACCAGCAGCGTTACCGTTAATGAGGTCTGCGGTTCTAGCCTGAAGGCCCTCCGTCTGGCTCAGGGCCAGATGGAGCTGGGTGACTTTGACCTGGTTGCGGTTGGCGGGGCTGAGAGCATGACTAATGCAGCTTATTATGCAGCCGCTAAAAACGCGCCGGCCACCCACAGTGAGATGATTGATAACGGCTTAAGAGATGCCTTTTCAGGACAACACATGGGTTTGACTGCGGAGCATGTCGCCGCTAAATACCAGATAACGCGGGCTGAAATGGATGAATATAGCCTGCTGTCACATCAAAAGGCAGTAGCAGCTGTTCAACAACAGGCTTTTGCCCAAGAACTTATTCCGGTTAAGCACGAGGGAAAAATAGTGCAGCAGGATGAAAATATTCGTGCGGATACCAGTTTAGCAGCACTGGGCAAGTTGAAGCCGGTGTTTAAGGAAGACGGACTAGTGACAGCTGGTAATGCATCACCCTTAAGTGATGGTGCCAGCATGGTAATTCTGGCGAGTGCAGCAAAGGTTAAGGAGTTAGGCCTAAAGCCCTTGGCACGCCTTGGCGCTTTTGCCGAGTCCGGGATAGACCCAGCCTACATGGGTTTTGGACCATATTTTGCGGTTAAAAAATTGCTCAAGCAAACCGGTAAACAGATTACCGATTATGATGTAATTGAAGTTAACGAGGCCTTTGCTGCCCCGAGCGTGGCTTTGGTCAAGGAATTAGCAATACCAAGGGAACGCCTGAACATATTTGGCGGAGCGATTGCACTGGGGCATCCGCTGGCAGCCACGGGTACGCGCTTGGTCGGGACAGCAGTTAACGCAATGGCCCAACGAGATGGACACCAGGCGTTAGTCACCTTGTGTATCGGCGGCGGCCAAGCAATTGCCTGCGAGTTGTTGGACGCTAGGTAG
- a CDS encoding hydroxymethylglutaryl-CoA reductase has protein sequence MKFYELSPAQRRAWLAERGIKLDEIDPAILHELDHLSENVVGQLRLPVGIVPQIVVNGRNYIVPMATEETSVVAAANHGASLFARGGGVEAVAYRDGIYGQVILQVDENFKVADLEQAFPDLIAQTNDYFASLVRHGGGVRTITVHQQGDLVYLKVLIDPAEAMGANRANAILEYLALKLADYAGVVSKLFAILSNYPSQFTKAEVSLNVKTVGGIATAKRIALLSQLGQDDPYRAVTNNKGIMNGIDAVLLSTGNDTRAVEAACGVWASHHGKYGSLSKWWLEGDLLVGQLVVPLAIGTVGGSINARKDVQENYQILGQGITSSELAGVVAAIGLANNLAALHAIATAGIQAGHMKLQARNIAASLTDNQAERAQLVKELVDMRIYTQSAAEAVLKQIREEK, from the coding sequence ATGAAATTCTATGAATTAAGCCCCGCGCAAAGACGGGCTTGGCTAGCGGAACGAGGCATCAAGCTCGACGAAATAGACCCGGCCATTTTGCACGAGCTCGACCACTTGAGTGAAAATGTGGTAGGGCAGTTACGGTTACCGGTTGGAATAGTGCCCCAAATAGTGGTTAACGGTCGTAATTACATAGTCCCGATGGCAACTGAAGAAACTTCCGTTGTGGCTGCGGCCAACCACGGTGCCAGTCTCTTTGCTCGTGGGGGCGGCGTTGAGGCAGTGGCTTATCGAGATGGAATTTACGGACAAGTAATTTTACAGGTGGATGAGAATTTTAAAGTCGCTGACTTAGAGCAGGCCTTTCCAGACCTAATTGCTCAGACCAATGACTACTTTGCGAGTTTAGTTAGGCATGGGGGCGGCGTGCGAACCATCACTGTCCACCAACAGGGCGACTTGGTCTACCTTAAAGTGCTGATCGATCCAGCTGAAGCGATGGGTGCTAATCGCGCTAACGCAATCTTGGAGTATCTTGCTCTGAAATTGGCAGATTACGCCGGAGTCGTGAGCAAGTTATTTGCTATCTTGTCCAATTACCCCAGCCAGTTTACCAAGGCAGAAGTCAGCCTGAATGTGAAAACGGTGGGCGGAATTGCCACAGCCAAGCGCATTGCCCTCCTGAGTCAACTAGGTCAGGATGATCCTTACCGGGCAGTTACCAATAATAAGGGCATTATGAACGGGATTGATGCGGTGTTACTATCAACTGGCAATGATACCCGGGCCGTCGAGGCTGCTTGCGGAGTCTGGGCCAGTCACCACGGTAAGTACGGTAGCTTAAGTAAATGGTGGCTAGAAGGTGATCTGTTAGTCGGTCAATTAGTAGTCCCACTGGCAATTGGAACGGTTGGCGGCTCAATCAATGCCAGAAAAGATGTCCAGGAAAATTACCAGATCTTAGGCCAGGGTATCACTAGCAGTGAATTGGCAGGTGTCGTGGCGGCTATTGGCTTAGCCAACAACTTGGCTGCCTTGCACGCAATTGCAACTGCTGGTATTCAAGCAGGACATATGAAATTGCAGGCTCGAAATATTGCAGCCAGTCTGACAGACAATCAGGCGGAAAGAGCGCAATTGGTGAAAGAACTGGTTGATATGCGCATTTATACGCAGTCTGCTGCTGAAGCAGTGTTGAAACAGATAAGAGAGGAAAAATAA
- a CDS encoding hydroxymethylglutaryl-CoA synthase encodes MQVGIDRIGFYTPNKYVDMTELAQARGDDPNKYLIGIGQSQMSLADQTQDAVSMGINATLRYANQVDMKTVDLLIMGTESGVDQSKSASLFVKSALKLSPEVRTFEIKEACFGMTAGMMIACDYVRLHPQRSAIVIGSDLARYGLGTSGEVTQGAGSVSVLIKANPGILTIGADHSAYSSDINDFWRPNDSPVALVDGKYSTEVYLDFFKRTFADYQGQTQKQTSDFAALIYHLPFTKMGYKANRLAVDQQDTAIVQRLEQSFTASAVYSREVGNIYTASLYLSLLSLLENGQLKADNLVGLFSYGSGAMGEFYAGQVVAGYTDHLNPEKDLALLQRRQKVSVAEYEHLFNEALRQPEDNVELVSDEEEGYWYFAGCKDHVRQYKQK; translated from the coding sequence ATGCAGGTCGGAATTGATCGAATCGGTTTTTATACACCAAATAAGTATGTTGATATGACAGAACTCGCACAAGCTCGAGGGGACGATCCCAACAAGTACCTGATTGGGATTGGGCAAAGTCAGATGAGTCTTGCCGATCAAACTCAGGACGCTGTGTCAATGGGGATTAATGCAACGCTCAGATATGCAAATCAGGTTGATATGAAGACGGTTGATTTGCTTATTATGGGAACTGAAAGCGGGGTTGATCAGTCTAAATCCGCCTCGTTATTTGTCAAGAGTGCCCTAAAATTGTCGCCTGAAGTGCGTACCTTTGAAATTAAGGAGGCCTGCTTTGGCATGACGGCTGGCATGATGATTGCCTGTGATTATGTGCGTTTGCACCCGCAGCGGAGCGCAATTGTGATTGGGAGCGACTTGGCGCGCTATGGCCTTGGTACAAGTGGTGAAGTTACCCAGGGAGCGGGCAGTGTTAGTGTTTTGATCAAGGCCAATCCTGGTATCTTAACTATTGGTGCCGATCATAGTGCATACAGCAGCGACATCAATGATTTTTGGCGTCCTAACGACTCACCGGTAGCCTTGGTTGACGGCAAGTATTCGACTGAAGTTTACTTAGACTTCTTCAAGCGAACCTTTGCCGATTATCAAGGACAGACCCAGAAGCAGACAAGTGACTTTGCGGCGCTGATTTATCATCTACCCTTTACCAAGATGGGCTATAAGGCCAATCGGTTGGCAGTTGACCAGCAAGATACGGCAATAGTGCAGCGCCTGGAGCAAAGTTTTACCGCTTCTGCAGTCTATAGTCGTGAAGTTGGTAATATTTACACCGCCTCGCTATATTTGAGTTTGCTTAGTCTGTTGGAAAATGGCCAGTTAAAAGCGGACAATCTGGTTGGCCTATTTTCCTATGGATCGGGCGCAATGGGAGAATTTTATGCCGGTCAGGTGGTTGCTGGCTATACTGACCACTTGAATCCTGAAAAAGACCTGGCGCTGCTGCAGCGGCGTCAAAAGGTGAGCGTGGCTGAATATGAGCACTTGTTTAATGAGGCCCTACGCCAACCAGAAGATAACGTGGAACTGGTTAGTGATGAGGAAGAGGGCTACTGGTACTTTGCTGGCTGCAAGGATCATGTTCGCCAATATAAGCAGAAATAA
- a CDS encoding MerR family transcriptional regulator — MQYSIAELAKLAGVSTRTLRFYDKKGLLPARRDPQNNYRYYQEAEVNQLQKILFLRLFDLSLTQIKQVLQDSEDVQYQMLKRQRQKIITEQQRLANLLVNLDKTLARMKGVSKMTDTEKFAAFKTKAVEQNELQYGQELRAKYSEQTIADTYRKFKSLTENKMTHLEAITQQILTELEPLVGTSDLAQPAAKHLFDLHQKFLQMSWPAGNYSPAANKNLAAMYTCDARFKQYYEAGTGKQHAAQTLKEIIDYYA; from the coding sequence ATGCAATATTCAATCGCAGAATTAGCCAAACTAGCTGGAGTATCAACCAGAACCTTACGATTCTACGATAAAAAGGGGCTCTTACCAGCGCGCCGCGATCCCCAAAATAATTATCGTTACTACCAAGAAGCCGAGGTAAATCAACTGCAAAAAATTTTATTTTTACGGTTATTTGACTTATCACTAACCCAAATAAAACAGGTTTTGCAAGATTCTGAAGATGTCCAGTACCAGATGCTGAAGCGTCAACGCCAAAAGATCATTACTGAGCAACAGCGGTTAGCGAATTTGCTAGTTAATTTGGATAAAACACTTGCAAGAATGAAAGGAGTCTCAAAAATGACTGATACAGAAAAATTTGCTGCCTTCAAAACTAAGGCAGTTGAACAGAACGAACTACAATACGGCCAGGAATTACGCGCCAAATACAGCGAGCAAACAATTGCAGACACTTACCGCAAATTTAAATCATTAACGGAGAACAAAATGACCCACTTAGAGGCAATTACACAGCAAATATTAACCGAACTTGAGCCGCTGGTTGGTACTAGTGACCTGGCTCAACCAGCCGCAAAACATCTTTTTGACTTGCACCAAAAATTTTTACAAATGTCATGGCCAGCAGGTAATTATTCACCTGCAGCCAACAAAAATCTAGCCGCCATGTATACTTGTGACGCCCGGTTTAAACAATATTATGAAGCAGGTACCGGTAAACAGCACGCTGCTCAGACATTAAAAGAAATCATCGACTACTATGCCTAG
- a CDS encoding alpha/beta hydrolase: MKHKKLWLALITVVLVLGVALVGAGYYFFQVACVPGEKSFLSSESKTIKKSDPLYREKSWFKRTAKQKYRIKSANHKYELVANYIPSAGSRKTAVILPGYMDRKEDMGTYDALFHELGYNTLTPDPQAQGESGGKYIGYGWVEKDDIKKWIDFLLQKTGRQQQIVVFGLSMGGATTMMVGGLNLPQQVKALIEDCGYTSVKDEIEHEAKELYSLPLIPRFPLVEILSGINRLKVGYLMGDASSIKQLQKNHRPMLFIHGSRDNFVPTTMVYQNYRASKGPKEIWVAPGSKHAKSFADHPKEYRKRIATFLSKYLK; encoded by the coding sequence TTGAAACATAAAAAGCTGTGGCTTGCACTAATTACAGTTGTGCTGGTTCTTGGCGTAGCACTAGTTGGAGCAGGCTATTATTTTTTTCAGGTTGCTTGTGTGCCAGGTGAAAAGAGCTTCTTGAGTTCTGAAAGCAAGACCATCAAGAAGTCTGATCCGCTCTACCGCGAGAAAAGTTGGTTTAAACGGACAGCCAAGCAAAAGTATCGGATTAAGTCAGCTAACCATAAGTACGAGCTCGTGGCCAACTATATTCCAAGTGCTGGGTCACGCAAGACCGCCGTAATTTTACCCGGTTACATGGACCGAAAAGAAGACATGGGTACATACGATGCACTCTTTCACGAGTTAGGGTACAATACTCTAACACCCGATCCCCAGGCCCAAGGTGAAAGTGGAGGAAAGTATATTGGCTACGGCTGGGTTGAAAAGGATGATATTAAAAAGTGGATCGACTTTTTACTGCAGAAGACGGGCCGCCAGCAGCAAATTGTGGTTTTCGGCTTGAGTATGGGCGGGGCCACGACCATGATGGTGGGTGGGCTTAACCTACCCCAGCAGGTCAAAGCCTTGATCGAAGACTGCGGCTACACCAGTGTCAAGGACGAAATTGAGCATGAAGCTAAAGAACTGTACAGCCTACCTCTGATTCCTCGTTTTCCGTTAGTTGAAATACTCAGTGGCATCAACCGGCTCAAGGTGGGCTACTTGATGGGGGATGCTTCTAGTATTAAGCAACTGCAAAAAAATCACCGGCCGATGCTGTTTATTCATGGTAGTCGTGACAACTTCGTTCCAACGACAATGGTTTACCAAAATTATCGAGCCAGCAAGGGTCCTAAGGAAATTTGGGTGGCGCCAGGTTCCAAACATGCCAAGTCTTTTGCTGACCATCCTAAGGAATATCGGAAGCGAATAGCTACTTTCTTGTCCAAGTATCTTAAATAA
- the rlmD gene encoding 23S rRNA (uracil(1939)-C(5))-methyltransferase RlmD yields the protein MKEKFNSQNLQEKDVIITIKRIGINGEGIGYYRKKIIFIPGALPEEVVVAKITAEFPHYLQGELIRIKAKSPHRVAFPQGVDPAVGGLELAHLSYPQQLEFKRDNVLAALSKYHPRGFNKYKVKKTIPAPDQWHYRNKAQYQIEQDHGVTILGLFAPNSHKLYDLPVMPTQSKATQATELAIKDLAAQLRVPIADPFRHLDGLKTIVVRQAQATKEIQVTLITVGHQITNLPNLAQKIMKLANVVSVYQNETDWRNPQVWGNKTAKLLGKNQIIDEILGKKFALSPRAFFQLNPVQTATLYTEALKFLDLSPEDTLIDAYSGVGTLGILAADQVKQVIGIETIPDAVADAQHNVELNRIKNANYIQGSVEKVLPELVNNGVPIDALIVDPPRTGLAKSLIKTLFKVKPRTFVYISCNPSTLAQDLVLLSEIYNVRLIENVDMLPQTPRCECVVKLTLR from the coding sequence ATGAAAGAAAAATTCAACTCGCAAAATCTCCAAGAGAAAGACGTTATTATTACGATTAAACGGATTGGCATCAATGGCGAAGGCATTGGTTACTACCGCAAAAAAATCATCTTTATTCCCGGCGCATTGCCGGAGGAAGTTGTTGTCGCCAAAATCACCGCCGAATTCCCCCACTACCTGCAGGGTGAATTAATTCGCATCAAAGCGAAAAGTCCGCACCGGGTAGCTTTTCCGCAGGGCGTCGATCCCGCAGTGGGAGGGCTAGAACTGGCACATTTATCCTATCCGCAACAATTAGAATTCAAACGCGATAACGTGTTAGCTGCACTTAGCAAGTACCATCCCCGCGGTTTTAACAAGTATAAGGTTAAAAAAACCATCCCTGCTCCGGATCAGTGGCACTACCGCAACAAGGCGCAATATCAGATTGAACAGGATCATGGCGTAACTATACTAGGCTTATTTGCACCTAATTCGCACAAGCTATATGACCTGCCGGTGATGCCTACCCAGAGCAAAGCCACTCAAGCAACAGAACTCGCGATCAAAGACCTAGCAGCGCAACTCCGCGTCCCAATCGCCGACCCCTTCCGTCACCTTGATGGTCTCAAGACAATTGTCGTGCGCCAGGCCCAGGCCACGAAAGAAATACAGGTCACGCTCATCACAGTTGGTCACCAAATCACCAATTTACCAAATCTAGCTCAGAAAATAATGAAGCTAGCCAATGTGGTCAGCGTTTACCAAAACGAAACAGACTGGCGTAATCCGCAGGTTTGGGGCAATAAGACTGCAAAGTTGCTTGGTAAAAATCAAATCATTGATGAAATTTTGGGTAAAAAATTTGCACTATCGCCACGGGCCTTTTTTCAATTGAATCCGGTGCAAACTGCTACCCTTTATACCGAGGCACTTAAATTTTTAGACCTTAGTCCAGAAGACACCTTAATCGATGCCTATAGCGGAGTTGGTACCCTCGGGATACTTGCCGCAGACCAAGTAAAGCAGGTCATCGGCATTGAAACTATTCCAGATGCGGTGGCTGATGCTCAACATAATGTTGAACTAAACCGCATCAAAAATGCTAACTATATTCAGGGAAGTGTTGAAAAAGTTTTACCTGAATTAGTCAATAATGGTGTACCAATCGATGCCTTGATTGTTGATCCGCCTCGGACTGGCCTAGCTAAAAGCCTGATTAAGACCTTGTTCAAGGTTAAACCACGCACCTTTGTTTATATCTCCTGTAACCCTTCAACACTGGCTCAAGACCTTGTTTTACTCAGTGAAATTTACAATGTCCGTTTAATCGAAAACGTTGACATGTTACCGCAAACGCCGCGCTGCGAATGTGTGGTCAAGCTTACCTTAAGATAA
- the recX gene encoding recombination regulator RecX, with translation MPIITKVSSQKRPGRYNIFLDDQYAFSASEQTVAEFVLLKGQSVSTAKVAEIKQFDADARATNLASKFLSYEPRTIFEVLQYLGKHEIDDQAAQNAVVQLSEMGFLDDRKYVELALKQDLRIGTDGPLGVSRKLTLKGVDPELVQAELAAIGDEEWLEPGLRVLKSMKSKVGRIAQRELERKMRTKLMSHGFSGPLASMVIAEVDLQAGDADQLEALKKQGVKAYKRFRRLPEGERKSKMRNYLYTHGFSSGEIDSFLAGEVIPLAELADY, from the coding sequence ATGCCAATTATTACGAAAGTTAGCAGTCAAAAGCGGCCAGGTCGCTATAACATCTTTTTGGACGACCAGTATGCTTTTTCGGCCAGTGAGCAAACCGTAGCAGAGTTCGTGCTCTTAAAGGGACAATCAGTCAGTACCGCCAAGGTTGCCGAGATCAAGCAATTTGATGCGGATGCCCGGGCAACTAATCTAGCTTCAAAATTTCTTAGTTATGAGCCGCGAACCATTTTTGAAGTTTTGCAATATTTGGGCAAGCATGAGATTGATGATCAAGCGGCCCAAAATGCAGTTGTCCAGCTCAGTGAAATGGGCTTCTTGGATGACCGTAAGTATGTTGAGCTAGCACTTAAGCAGGATCTGCGGATCGGCACGGATGGACCACTAGGAGTCAGTCGCAAGTTGACTTTGAAGGGCGTTGATCCAGAGCTTGTTCAGGCAGAATTAGCTGCAATCGGGGATGAAGAGTGGCTAGAGCCCGGTCTGCGGGTGCTCAAGTCGATGAAGAGTAAGGTGGGAAGGATTGCTCAGCGTGAGCTTGAACGAAAAATGCGCACCAAGTTGATGAGTCATGGCTTTTCTGGACCGTTGGCTAGCATGGTGATTGCCGAAGTGGACTTGCAGGCAGGCGATGCTGACCAGCTCGAAGCCTTAAAAAAGCAAGGGGTAAAAGCTTATAAACGTTTTCGTCGTTTGCCCGAAGGTGAGCGCAAGAGCAAGATGCGCAATTACCTTTATACACATGGCTTTAGCAGTGGAGAAATTGATTCATTCTTGGCTGGTGAAGTTATTCCACTAGCTGAATTAGCAGATTATTAG